From a region of the Paenibacillus sp. FSL R10-2734 genome:
- a CDS encoding F0F1 ATP synthase subunit epsilon, with the protein MNTFLLEIVTPEHLVYSKQVNSLTVRGVEGELGILPGHIPLVTPLQVAPLSVKSNGVTISIAVHGGFVEVHKDKVTVLAESAELPTEIDVERAEAARERAERRLHSRSKQDEIDHRRAELALQRAVTRIKVSTGKGQQ; encoded by the coding sequence GTGAATACCTTTTTGTTGGAAATTGTCACGCCGGAGCATCTCGTTTACTCTAAACAAGTGAATAGCTTGACAGTACGAGGAGTCGAAGGTGAGTTAGGTATTTTGCCGGGACACATTCCGCTTGTGACTCCACTTCAGGTTGCTCCGTTATCCGTAAAATCGAACGGTGTTACGATCTCCATCGCCGTTCATGGCGGGTTCGTTGAAGTGCATAAGGACAAGGTAACAGTGCTGGCTGAAAGTGCCGAGCTGCCAACTGAGATTGATGTTGAGCGCGCCGAAGCAGCTAGAGAACGGGCTGAGCGCCGTCTCCACTCTCGTAGCAAACAAGATGAAATCGATCACCGCCGTGCGGAGTTGGCGCTGCAACGCGCTGTTACACGGATCAAAGTGTCCACTGGTAAAGGACAACAGTAG
- a CDS encoding DUF1146 family protein, translated as MEDLLSNGWSSAAGTSSMVSMIVSLLSVVLSWWALQNLKLDLVIRYPKSPQGRLLHLLLAIVLGRLVAGFFLDYLSWSGMIRYMF; from the coding sequence ATGGAGGATTTATTGTCCAATGGATGGTCTAGTGCAGCTGGAACCAGCAGCATGGTCTCAATGATTGTTTCTTTGCTCAGTGTTGTATTATCTTGGTGGGCATTGCAGAACCTTAAGCTGGATTTGGTCATAAGATATCCCAAGAGTCCTCAGGGAAGGCTACTGCACTTGCTATTGGCCATTGTACTTGGTCGTTTAGTTGCAGGATTCTTTCTGGATTACCTTAGCTGGAGTGGGATGATCCGCTATATGTTTTAG
- the murA gene encoding UDP-N-acetylglucosamine 1-carboxyvinyltransferase, translating to MSKFIVRGGNRLTGSVKVSGAKNSVLPIIAASLLAEEGVSVIVDAPPLDDVMTISKMLESLGAGVTYQNDIIQVDATNITSCEAPYEWVRKMRASFLVMGPLLSRLGQTRISLPGGCAIGTRPIDQHLKGFEALGAEISLGQGYIEAKSNGRLRGAKVYLDVASVGATENIMMAAALAEGVTVIENAAKEPEIVDLANYLNGMGGIVRGAGTGVIRIEGVERLHGVKHHVIPDRIEAGTYMAAAAITGGDVYVEGAIADHLGPVIAKMEEMGVTIIPDENGIRVISDKPLKAVDLKTLPYPGFPTDMQSQMMALLLRSEGTSVVTETVFENRFMHVDEFHNMNAEIKIEGRSAIVTGNAQLVGAKVCATDLRAGAALILAGLVAEGTTEVSGTHHIDRGYVHLAEKLSGLGAEIWRISMEDTAVQTVKGETLKPEVAKSESCKSEEVKPRFQVQATWV from the coding sequence ATGAGCAAATTTATCGTCCGCGGTGGCAACAGATTGACCGGGAGCGTGAAAGTTAGCGGCGCAAAAAATTCCGTATTACCGATCATAGCCGCCTCTCTATTGGCAGAAGAAGGAGTAAGCGTCATTGTGGACGCACCTCCGCTTGATGATGTAATGACGATTTCAAAAATGTTGGAATCTCTGGGTGCAGGGGTTACATATCAAAACGATATTATCCAGGTGGATGCTACAAACATCACTTCCTGTGAAGCACCTTATGAATGGGTACGAAAAATGCGGGCATCTTTTTTAGTGATGGGCCCTCTGTTATCTCGACTTGGTCAAACAAGAATCTCTTTGCCTGGCGGCTGCGCCATTGGCACACGACCGATTGATCAGCATTTGAAAGGGTTTGAAGCGCTTGGTGCAGAGATTAGTCTCGGCCAGGGATACATTGAAGCGAAAAGTAACGGTCGTCTGCGCGGAGCCAAGGTGTATTTGGATGTAGCTAGCGTGGGTGCGACCGAAAATATAATGATGGCAGCGGCACTCGCCGAAGGTGTGACCGTGATTGAGAATGCGGCTAAGGAGCCTGAAATTGTTGACCTGGCCAATTATTTGAACGGTATGGGCGGAATCGTGCGCGGTGCGGGAACAGGTGTTATCCGTATTGAAGGCGTTGAACGTCTGCATGGCGTTAAACATCATGTGATTCCTGACCGAATTGAGGCAGGTACTTATATGGCGGCCGCAGCAATTACAGGTGGCGATGTATATGTAGAGGGCGCAATCGCTGATCACTTGGGTCCTGTTATTGCTAAGATGGAAGAGATGGGCGTGACCATTATTCCTGACGAGAACGGTATTCGAGTAATTAGTGACAAACCTCTTAAAGCTGTTGATTTGAAGACTTTGCCGTATCCAGGATTTCCAACGGATATGCAGTCTCAAATGATGGCATTATTGCTACGCTCTGAAGGAACCAGTGTCGTTACAGAGACAGTATTCGAGAATCGGTTCATGCATGTGGATGAATTCCACAACATGAATGCTGAGATTAAGATCGAAGGTCGCTCAGCGATCGTTACGGGTAATGCGCAATTGGTCGGAGCAAAAGTTTGTGCTACGGATTTACGTGCGGGAGCTGCGCTTATCTTGGCAGGTCTTGTTGCTGAAGGTACTACTGAGGTAAGCGGAACTCATCATATTGACCGCGGATACGTACATTTGGCTGAGAAGCTGTCCGGACTAGGTGCGGAAATTTGGCGTATTTCCATGGAAGACACAGCCGTGCAAACGGTGAAGGGTGAAACTCTTAAACCAGAAGTAGCCAAGAGCGAATCGTGTAAAAGCGAAGAGGTTAAACCTCGCTTCCAGGTTCAAGCAACTTGGGTATAA
- the spoIID gene encoding stage II sporulation protein D, whose translation MKDFRYLRRNKSTRWHSRPLAPRLRRLGPVAWLAAPILAALLIPLAVVPQHRGQPAPPAVPTVPTVTASPAAPKAAAQEEAPQPKVSVYLSRSGQIETLPLEDYVSGVLAAEMPASFELEALKAQAVAARTFILRRLLAGDRSGVPVPGADVTDTVSHQAYVSKDTLERKWKLGGRSADLAKLQRAVLETRGVIMTYKGQPITASFFASSGGYTENSEEYWNAAIPYLRSVTSPWEKEITPNYAVTTTFSISEILTRLGLNDRVIPASKETIHSVTTKKISTSSELPVEVLSLTTGHRVKEISIGGTIFTGREVREKLGLRSSQFSWGRKGNKIYITTFGNGHGVGMSQWGANGMAKEGGTATQILKHYYRGISFTQISTLLKK comes from the coding sequence ATGAAAGATTTCCGCTACTTGCGACGTAACAAGTCAACGCGCTGGCACTCGCGTCCCCTTGCTCCCCGGCTTAGGCGACTCGGTCCGGTCGCCTGGCTCGCAGCGCCTATCCTGGCGGCGCTGCTGATTCCACTGGCGGTTGTCCCGCAGCACCGGGGACAACCGGCGCCTCCGGCCGTGCCGACGGTACCGACGGTCACGGCCTCACCGGCGGCGCCGAAGGCAGCTGCGCAGGAAGAAGCGCCGCAGCCGAAGGTCTCTGTCTATTTGTCGCGCAGCGGACAAATAGAGACATTGCCGCTGGAGGACTACGTCAGCGGCGTGCTTGCGGCCGAGATGCCGGCCAGCTTTGAGCTTGAAGCGCTCAAAGCGCAGGCCGTAGCGGCCCGCACCTTTATCCTTCGCCGCCTGCTGGCTGGCGACAGAAGCGGCGTCCCCGTTCCGGGGGCGGATGTAACAGATACGGTAAGCCATCAGGCTTACGTATCTAAGGACACGCTGGAACGGAAGTGGAAGCTCGGCGGAAGAAGCGCCGACCTTGCCAAGCTTCAGCGCGCGGTCCTTGAGACGCGCGGTGTCATTATGACCTATAAAGGGCAGCCGATTACGGCCTCCTTTTTCGCCTCCAGTGGAGGATATACGGAGAACTCGGAAGAATACTGGAATGCAGCAATTCCCTATTTGCGCAGTGTGACGAGTCCTTGGGAGAAAGAGATTACCCCAAACTATGCGGTAACAACGACCTTTTCCATTTCGGAGATACTTACTAGACTTGGGCTAAACGACAGAGTAATCCCTGCGTCAAAAGAAACTATCCATTCAGTCACGACAAAGAAGATATCTACTTCCTCAGAATTGCCGGTAGAAGTGTTGTCTCTCACCACTGGACATCGGGTGAAGGAAATCTCTATTGGAGGCACTATTTTTACTGGAAGAGAAGTAAGAGAGAAGCTAGGGTTGCGTTCCAGCCAATTCAGTTGGGGTCGAAAAGGGAATAAAATCTATATAACTACCTTCGGAAATGGGCATGGTGTGGGGATGAGTCAGTGGGGTGCAAATGGGATGGCGAAGGAAGGCGGAACGGCCACCCAAATTCTCAAACACTATTATAGAGGTATCTCTTTTACGCAAATCTCAACTCTTCTGAAAAAATAA